The Syntrophotalea acetylenivorans genome contains the following window.
TTTTCTTAGTTCGACACTGATCTCCCGGCAGAGCAAGGCAACCGCTTGACTCTCTGCCTGAACCAGAGAATCGACACTTTGGTCGGTCACCTGTTGTGCATATTCACTGATGATTCTCACCAACATCTGTTGACCAGAACCATCGACGATTGTCCAGCCGGCTCGCAATGACACCACGCCTCCAGGTTTTCCCGTCAAATCCAGGACCTCGATAATAATTCGATAATCAGGATGGTCGTATGATTCCCATGGGTACCTGACGACCTGATCTGTGTCGAGCAGCTTGCCAAGGTTTTCCATAATCACCATTGTCAGATTATTTTCCAGAAGACCGGCCCATCGGTGAAGCTCAGACAATTGGTATTGATTGCCATCACCACGAATGACGATTTCCTGGCGTTTGAGCATTTCAGGAATCGTGACGGGGCCGACGCCTAGGATGAGCTCAGACAAAGGCTCTGTGCTCGAAACTGTGGATGTTGGCGTCAATTGATAATAACGCATTGCCGGTTGAGTCCCGCTACAACCGGTAAAGAGCAGCAATGAAATGATAATCACCAAAACAGTGGCACTCTGGTATCTCATTGTTTTGATTCTCCTCGGCCAAAAATAAGTGACTGTGGGTTGCGATCCAGTTGGTCGGTGACCGCACGCAGCGAGCGGATCGCACCGGTGAGTTCATCCAGAGTCTGTTGAGCTTTGAGGTTAAGAGCAGAATCTGAACCAAAAGAGTTGTTGACCTCAGTCAATGTCTCCTGCAATTTGATCATGGTCTGATTCAAGTTGGGTAGAACCTCCTGATGGATGTTTCCCGCCGCCCCCTGAATTCTTGTAGAGTTGCCCTAAGGGTCACGATTGTTTCATGTAAATCTTCGCCCAACTCTTCGATCGGGATCGAATCAATTTTTTTAACTACCTTGCTGATATCTTCGGCAATTTTTCCTAAAGGTGTCGAAACTGTTGGGAAGATCGGGTAGTCATTCTCATAAGCAACCTCCACCGGTTCCGCATCAGGGAAAAGACCGATTTCGATGTATAACTGCCCCGTCAATAGATTGCCTGTTTTCAACTGGGCCCGCATGCCGTGCTTGAGAAGTTCCTCCTGGATAAGACGTTTGTTGCCCTTTGCTCGTTCTTCAATGGCGGACTGGTAATCAACTTTTTTGCCATTGGAATATAATTCCAAACGTTCAGGTTCGATCATCACCAGTACCGGGATACGCACTTTCAGGCTGGCGGTATCGATGATTAATTTAAAGTCGACAACTTCCCCTATCTGGATACCGCCAAATTCCACCGGCGCACCAGGCACTAGTCCGCGTACTGATTGATCAAAGTACATCATGTAGTAGTTCTTGATGGCGTAGCTCTTTTTTGTTGCGGCCTCCCGGTCGGGATGCAACGGGAATTTAAAACTGTCGGAAACTTTCGTTATGGCGTCTAGGGTGGATGGTGTATCAAAAGCAATACCCCCTTGAAAAATCGAGACTATCGATTGGGTATCAACTTTGATTCCTCTGGCATCCATTTTCACGTCCACCCCGCTTGCATTCCAAAACTTGGTGGCTGAGTTGATTCGCTTATCATGGGGAGCGTGGATAAAAACTTTAATCTCAACAGCTTGGCCTGTTTGATCAAAATCATAGTCCACCACTTCGCCAACTTTGATCTGACGATAAAAAACAGGTGAAGCGATATTCAGCGAGCCCAGGGACGGGGAGCGCAGCAGGTAGTGCTGACCAGGCTCATCCGCTGTGACTAGAGGCTGTTTCGCCAAACCGGTAAAACTGCGCGTCGGCTTGCCTTCCTGAATTGGATCCATACCGATGTAGGCGCCGGACAAGAGGGTCCCCAAACCCGACACTTCACCCGCCGAAATTCTGGCTCTAACAACCCAAAAGCGCGTCTCTTCGGTCAGATACGGCTTAGTGTCTTTATCCATTCGAGCCAGTACAATGACTCCATCCAACTTCTCTGACAGCTTGATTTCTTCGACCTCGCCGATTACAACATCCTTGTATTTGATTTTGGTTTTGCCTGCTTCCAGTCCTTCAGCGGTCGTAAAATGGATACTGATCAAGGGGCCATGCTCGGTGATGGCCTTAAAGGCCAGCCAGCCGCCAATGGCCAGGGCAATAAGCGGTATCAGCCAGACAATTGAAAAGCCCTGCTTTGTACGCACTTCAGCTTGAGAAAAGGCTTCAGGGGGCAGGTGATTTATATTCGAATCATTCATTGGCTTCCTCCATGGCATCCCAGATCAGCCGCGGGTCGAAACTTTCAGCGGCGAACATCGTCAGAACCACGACTCCCGCAAAAAATACGGCGCCGAATCCCGCATCAATTGTCGCCACTGCGCCTAGTTTTACCAGGGCGACCAGAATAGTGACGACATATACGTCGACCATCGACCAGCGACCAACTAGTTCCGTCAACCGGTAGAGACGCGTCCGGTCTTTTGGGCGCCACTGCCAATGGCGTTGAACTGAAAACATCAGCAAGGCAAGAATCGACAATTTGACTACAGGCACAAAAACGCTGGCAACGAAGATCACCAGGGCGATTGGCCACATGCCCGAGTGAATGAAATAGATCACGCCGCTGATAATGGTGTCCGCTTGAGTATGACCCAGTGCCGAAGTAATGGTAATCGGCAGCAGATTTGCCGGGATTAAAAGGATGCTGGCGGCAATTAGCAACGCCCAGCAGCGAGTAAGACTGTTTTTTTTGCGACTGTGCAAGGCCGCACCGCAACGGGGGCAGGAAAAGCGGCCTTCCCTTTCCTCGGATGGCAGTCGACATAAAAGATGACAGCTGTGACAGCTGGCCATCCCCCTTTGTCTGGCTGTTGCCTCAATCAGTGCCATCGGATGCCTCCAACGCTACCCACACCCTGTGGGTATCAAGAACCGCCGTCTGGGCAGCAGTGGTAAAAATCAACAGAGCAAAGGCCCAGAGTGAAATACCGGGAATAATTGCAGCCAGCTTAGCCAATTTGACCAAAGAGACCAGAATCCCGATCATGAAGACTTCCATCATGCTCCAGGGTTGCAGGTGCTGAACAAAGCGGAAGACCTGAACCGCCCGCGGCAGGCGCCTTTTCAGGTAGACGGGCAATAATACATAGAGCAGGCCGGTCATCTGCAGCAAGGGGAATAGCACGCAAGTCAGCAAAACGACTGTTGCCAAACCTTCCATTCCTTGCTGATAAAGTAAATAGACGCCGGTGATCAAGTTGGTCTGTTGCTCGAATCCACCGGATTTCATCGCCAGAAAAGGAAAGCTCAGGGCCACCGCAAACAGGACGATGCTGGCCAGGACCAGCGCCAAAGATCGTTCGATGCTGTTCGGTTTAGCACGCATGAGGAGAGAGCCGCAACGGGGGCAATAGGCCGCACCATGCTTCGGAAGTGGTGGGATTTGAGTCAGCAAATCGCATCCATGGCAGGCCAGCAAGGGTGACATTGGTGGATCATCTCCTGGGATTCAAACTTGTCCATAGAGGAAACGTAAATGACTTTGATGCAATATTTACCAGTCTGGCGCTCGCCACAGAGGCTGCTTGCCTTTTTCAAGCAGTCGGCCCCAATCCGTGCGTCTGCTCATCTCCTGCTGCATGGGCTCCGGCACAATGTCTTTTCCCTGCCGCATCTGCCAACCGCCGCCTAGAGCCTTGTACAGAGCGATCAGGTTGAGAGCAATTTCCCCCGAGTGGCGGTGTAAATGTCTTGTTGCTCTGTGAGAAAGCGATCGGTGTCGAGCACACGCTGGTAGTCGATGACTCCCTCACGATACTGAATCATCGCCAGTTCAGATGCTCGCTTGGCTGCTGTTACACCTTTACCCAGAAATTCAGCCTGTTCCTCAGCCCTGGCAAAACCGGTCAAGGCGTCTTCAACTTCGCGAGCCGCTTCGAGTACCACGTTACGATAGTTGACCAACAGCTGTTCAAGCCGAGCATCTTCGATACGGACCTGGTTCTTGATGCGTCCGTAGTTGAAGAGATTCCAGCGGATGGAAGGCCCAGCTTGAAAGGTCAAACTGTCGCTGAACTCAAACACATCGCCTGTGTCGGAATTGCCTGTGTTGGATGCACTCCAGCCAATACTGCCTAACAGGGTGAAGCTGGGATAAAGATCAGCCTTAGCGAGGCCGATTCGGGCACTTTGTGCTGCGGCTTGCATCTCTGCTCGTTTAATGTCAGGGCGCCGACGGAGCAATTGCGCTGGTATGCCAACGGCGATCGTTGCTGGTGCTTCTGGAATATTTGCCTTACCCATGAGAAGAGAATATAGATCGCGAGGAGGCAGGCCGAGCAGAATACTCAGGGCATGCTGGGCCTGGCGATGAAAGCTTTTGAGTTGCGGGATAAGAGCCTGAGTACTGCGCAACAGCGATGTGGCCTGCTGCACGTCAAGCTCGGTGACGGCTCCGTTATTGAATCGAACAGCGGCAATTCGCAGTGATTCGCTCTGAATCGTTACATTGTCTTCGGCCAGATTGATTCGTTCTTCCAGAGTACGAATGAGGGTATAGGTACGAGCCACTTCGGCGGTGAGTGTGACCAGCACATCGTCGTAGCTGGCGATGTCCGCCATCAATGCCGCGTCCGCACTTTCTACGCCCCGCCGAAAGCGTCCCCAGAAATCAAGTTCCCAAGCAGCGTCAAAACCGAAAGAGGCTTGGTCGTACACGCGATCAATTCCAGGGGAAATGTTAGGGCTGTTCCGACTGAGTTGGGTTTTGGAATAGCCGGCGGTTGCCTGCTGGGTCTGAGGATATAGATTGCCGGTTGCCAATCCCAGACGCGCCCGAGCCTCGAGGACTCGCAGCCCAGCGATTTGCAAGGGCAGGTTCTGATCATAGGCGCGTTTGATCAGGCCATCGAGAACCGGGTCGTTAAAGGCTTGCCACCATTCACTAAGATCTTCTTCCCGATGCTGAATACCGGCGTTTTCGGCATCGATCCAGCTTTCGGCAACCGGTGCTGTCGGCTTTACGAAGTCGGGACCTACCAGACTGCAGCCGGAGAGGAGAAAAGCGGCCGTGGTGATCAAACAAAACGTGCGAATGAGAGGAATCCTGGTCATGAAGCTCTCTCCTTTGTCGGGCATGACAGAAAAATCACCCTTCTGCGACTTCGGTTCGGTGTGGAATCGGAACCTTAAAGAACAAGGTATAGAGTAATGGGACGACACCCAAGGTGAAGATAGTGCCGATTGCCAGGCCCCAGGCCATGACGCTGGCCAGGCCGTAAAACAGCGGGTCACGGGACAGGATGAGCGGAAGCAGACCCAGCACCGTGGTGGTCATCGACATCAGGATCGGCCGGAAACGGGAGATGGCCGCCCCAATCACCGCCTCGTAATCCGTCTGCCCATCGCTGCGGTTGACCTCGATTTTATCAATAAGCACGATGCCGTTGTTGATGATGGTGCCCATCAGGCTCAGCAGACCGAGGATGACCATGAAACCGAAATCGGCCCGCATCACGATCAAACCGACCACGGCACCGATGATGATCAGGGGGATGGTAAAGAGGATGATGCCTGCCCGGCGGAAGGAGTTGAACTGCCAGACCAGCAAGGCAATGATCAGCAAAAAGCAGGGCGGAAACCAGAAGAACAGCAATTCCTTGGCTTCGGCCGCATCCTCTAGTTCGCCGCCGAGCTCCCACCAGTGGCCGGCCGGTAGCTCCAGGCCCTCCAAGGTCGGCTGCAGCGCAAGGAACAGTTCGCTCGCAGCCATGTTCGGATGAACGGCGGCGATGGTCACGGTCCGTTCCTGATTATAGCGATGAATCTGGTTGATCTCCCGCTCTGCATGAATATCGGCGATCTGCGACAGGGGCACATTGTTACGGGTGGTCCCCGAATAGATGCCGAGACCGGGCAGCGAGCCGATATCCTTGCGCTCTTGTTCAAGGCCGCGGACCACAACCGGCACCACCGTTTCGCCGGCCCGGAAATCGGTGACCGTGTTACCGTCGATAAAGGCGTCGAGAGAATCGGCTACTTCCTGCGAACTCAGTCCGGCGCGGCGTGCCCGGGCCTGATCGACCGTAACTACCAGCTTGGTCACCGGGTTGTTCCAGTCCTGCTTGATATCAAGAGTGCCGGGAATCGCTCGCAAGCCGGCCATGACCCGTTCGGCCCTATCCAGCAGGATTTCGAGATCGGGACCGCTCACCCTGATTTCGAGCAGACCCACCTCACTGGCGCCGAGCCACATGCCCTTGACCCGGCCACGCACGTTTGGATGGTTAGCCAGCAGGTAGTCGCGGGTTCGCCGCACCATGCCCTTCACCTGTTCGTCGTTCTCGGTGTTGATGATGATGAAACCGTTGTGCGGGTCGGGGTCGTTAGGTGACAAAGAAAGGAAAAAGCGCGGTCCGCCACTGCCGACATAGGCCACGGTGCCGGTAATCTCGGGATTGACCGATTTGTCTTGTAGCCAGGCGCCGATTTCCTGTACCGAAGCGGCTGTCTCGTCAATGCGGGTCCCGGCTGGATAGTCGAGATAGGCCAGGTACTGGTTGCGGTCCCCCGGCGGGAAAAAGACCTCGGGAATAAAGGTAAAGGCATAGAAGCTCAACATCAGCGTACCCAGCACCACGGCCATAACCAGGGTCCGGCTACGCAGGGCCCACTCCAGCAGGTTACGGTAAACCCGATAGAATTTTCCCTGGTAGGGATCACCGATTTCCTCTTTGGCCTTCGGTGCAGCCTTTAAAAACCAGGTGCAGCAACTGGGAGTGAAATACATCGACAGGAACCAGGAACCGAGCAACAGAATCGTCACCACCTGGCCCAACGACAGGATGTAATCGCCGGAAGAGCCAATCATCAGCATCATCGGCGTAAAGGCCAGCACCGTAGTCAGGGTGCTGGTTAGCAGCGGCACGGACAGGGAATTGCCGGCCTGCAGGGCCGCCTCGCTGGC
Protein-coding sequences here:
- a CDS encoding PqiC family protein, with product MRYQSATVLVIIISLLLFTGCSGTQPAMRYYQLTPTSTVSSTEPLSELILGVGPVTIPEMLKRQEIVIRGDGNQYQLSELHRWAGLLENNLTMVIMENLGKLLDTDQVVRYPWESYDHPDYRIIIEVLDLTGKPGGVVSLRAGWTIVDGSGQQMLVRIISEYAQQVTDQSVDSLVQAESQAVALLCREISVELRKLENK
- a CDS encoding intermembrane transport protein PqiB, with the protein product MNDSNINHLPPEAFSQAEVRTKQGFSIVWLIPLIALAIGGWLAFKAITEHGPLISIHFTTAEGLEAGKTKIKYKDVVIGEVEEIKLSEKLDGVIVLARMDKDTKPYLTEETRFWVVRARISAGEVSGLGTLLSGAYIGMDPIQEGKPTRSFTGLAKQPLVTADEPGQHYLLRSPSLGSLNIASPVFYRQIKVGEVVDYDFDQTGQAVEIKVFIHAPHDKRINSATKFWNASGVDVKMDARGIKVDTQSIVSIFQGGIAFDTPSTLDAITKVSDSFKFPLHPDREAATKKSYAIKNYYMMYFDQSVRGLVPGAPVEFGGIQIGEVVDFKLIIDTASLKVRIPVLVMIEPERLELYSNGKKVDYQSAIEERAKGNKRLIQEELLKHGMRAQLKTGNLLTGQLYIEIGLFPDAEPVEVAYENDYPIFPTVSTPLGKIAEDISKVVKKIDSIPIEELGEDLHETIVTLRATLQEFRGRRETSIRRFYPT
- a CDS encoding paraquat-inducible protein A, with translation MALIEATARQRGMASCHSCHLLCRLPSEEREGRFSCPRCGAALHSRKKNSLTRCWALLIAASILLIPANLLPITITSALGHTQADTIISGVIYFIHSGMWPIALVIFVASVFVPVVKLSILALLMFSVQRHWQWRPKDRTRLYRLTELVGRWSMVDVYVVTILVALVKLGAVATIDAGFGAVFFAGVVVLTMFAAESFDPRLIWDAMEEANE
- a CDS encoding paraquat-inducible protein A, encoding MSPLLACHGCDLLTQIPPLPKHGAAYCPRCGSLLMRAKPNSIERSLALVLASIVLFAVALSFPFLAMKSGGFEQQTNLITGVYLLYQQGMEGLATVVLLTCVLFPLLQMTGLLYVLLPVYLKRRLPRAVQVFRFVQHLQPWSMMEVFMIGILVSLVKLAKLAAIIPGISLWAFALLIFTTAAQTAVLDTHRVWVALEASDGTD
- a CDS encoding efflux transporter outer membrane subunit is translated as MTRIPLIRTFCLITTAAFLLSGCSLVGPDFVKPTAPVAESWIDAENAGIQHREEDLSEWWQAFNDPVLDGLIKRAYDQNLPLQIAGLRVLEARARLGLATGNLYPQTQQATAGYSKTQLSRNSPNISPGIDRVYDQASFGFDAAWELDFWGRFRRGVESADAALMADIASYDDVLVTLTAEVARTYTLIRTLEERINLAEDNVTIQSESLRIAAVRFNNGAVTELDVQQATSLLRSTQALIPQLKSFHRQAQHALSILLGLPPRDLYSLLMGKANIPEAPATIAVGIPAQLLRRRPDIKRAEMQAAAQSARIGLAKADLYPSFTLLGSIGWSASNTGNSDTGDVFEFSDSLTFQAGPSIRWNLFNYGRIKNQVRIEDARLEQLLVNYRNVVLEAAREVEDALTGFARAEEQAEFLGKGVTAAKRASELAMIQYREGVIDYQRVLDTDRFLTEQQDIYTATRGKLLST
- a CDS encoding efflux RND transporter permease subunit, with product MLNITAFALKNSRTVILSLILMIGAGLILFKNQPRLEDPFITIREAVISAGFPGMSPERIERLITRPIEEQCRTMGELKDVWSTSKRGQSIVHVSIRDEVPADQLPATWKLLRNRIADIAPTLPQGTVGPVVNDEFGDTAVATVALWSDGFSMAEMREAARNARERLGTMPGIKKIELYGVQEERIYLDFANAKLAKFGIGARTISETLRAQNIILPGGRFDLQGTEFIIETTGNFNQISEIESLLIPIPGTEQTVPLQDLATVRKGYVDPPENPAYFNGKQSIVLSFILLEGVNAVEFGERLTLRLKEIEQSLPLGYVFEYATYQPYLIAKAVNGAVINVVETLVIVLVVVMLFLGVRTGMIVGSFVPLVMLFGVVVMGFMGIELQRMSIASMIIALGMLVDNGIVIAEDIRTRMGLGVPASEAALQAGNSLSVPLLTSTLTTVLAFTPMMLMIGSSGDYILSLGQVVTILLLGSWFLSMYFTPSCCTWFLKAAPKAKEEIGDPYQGKFYRVYRNLLEWALRSRTLVMAVVLGTLMLSFYAFTFIPEVFFPPGDRNQYLAYLDYPAGTRIDETAASVQEIGAWLQDKSVNPEITGTVAYVGSGGPRFFLSLSPNDPDPHNGFIIINTENDEQVKGMVRRTRDYLLANHPNVRGRVKGMWLGASEVGLLEIRVSGPDLEILLDRAERVMAGLRAIPGTLDIKQDWNNPVTKLVVTVDQARARRAGLSSQEVADSLDAFIDGNTVTDFRAGETVVPVVVRGLEQERKDIGSLPGLGIYSGTTRNNVPLSQIADIHAEREINQIHRYNQERTVTIAAVHPNMAASELFLALQPTLEGLELPAGHWWELGGELEDAAEAKELLFFWFPPCFLLIIALLVWQFNSFRRAGIILFTIPLIIIGAVVGLIVMRADFGFMVILGLLSLMGTIINNGIVLIDKIEVNRSDGQTDYEAVIGAAISRFRPILMSMTTTVLGLLPLILSRDPLFYGLASVMAWGLAIGTIFTLGVVPLLYTLFFKVPIPHRTEVAEG